In Candidatus Binataceae bacterium, the sequence CTACTGGAAGTTCAGCCATTGCTCTCCTGAAACCCGAAACTTGAACTGCATTTATCGGCGACAGGATCTTTCCACCCCCCGTCCCCCGCTAGTCGGCAACGATCGAAGTCAGACTGCGGTTGACCCCGGGCACGCTCTGAATTTTCTGCACCACCAGTTCGCCGAGCGAAGAGACGTCGGGAGCTTCGGCGACGGCGATGATGTCGTGCGGGCCGGTCACGGCGTGAGCGCTGGAGATTCCTCCCACCTGTCTGAGCTTGGTTGCGACTTCCCGAGCCTTGCCCGGCGAGGTATCGACGAGGATGAACGCTTTGACCG encodes:
- a CDS encoding Lrp/AsnC ligand binding domain-containing protein; this encodes MSVKAFILVDTSPGKAREVATKLRQVGGISSAHAVTGPHDIIAVAEAPDVSSLGELVVQKIQSVPGVNRSLTSIVAD